One genomic window of Psychrobacillus sp. INOP01 includes the following:
- a CDS encoding squalene/phytoene synthase family protein, whose translation MHDVAKLQKEAMDMLKKTSRTFYIPITFLEPKLKKAVASAYLCMRAIDEIEDHESLRSQEKQELLLATSQMLKNTFDKKEYEQLVEPFKEILPPVSLRLGDWLEICPTDLLETVKNYTSEMAEGMAKWVGKNWQVKTKEDLDEYTYYVAGLVGVMLSDLWKWNADINTDRDLAIAYGRGLQAVNILRNKDEDSERGVQFFPEGWTRADMFDYAEDNLAQADEYIKSINRKSILLFCKLPLALAHKTLKALKSGKEKMTRFEVEQTVEEVQAEV comes from the coding sequence GTGCATGATGTAGCAAAGTTACAAAAAGAAGCGATGGACATGCTAAAGAAAACAAGTAGAACTTTTTATATCCCAATCACTTTTTTAGAACCTAAACTAAAAAAGGCGGTTGCCTCTGCTTATTTATGCATGCGTGCGATAGATGAGATTGAAGATCACGAGTCATTAAGATCGCAGGAGAAACAAGAGCTATTACTTGCTACTAGCCAGATGCTTAAAAATACGTTTGATAAGAAAGAATACGAACAGCTTGTAGAACCATTTAAGGAAATTCTTCCTCCAGTTTCATTAAGACTAGGAGATTGGCTGGAGATTTGCCCGACTGATTTATTAGAAACTGTAAAAAACTATACTAGTGAAATGGCAGAAGGTATGGCTAAATGGGTAGGTAAGAACTGGCAAGTGAAGACAAAAGAAGATCTCGATGAGTATACCTATTATGTAGCTGGTCTTGTTGGAGTGATGCTTTCGGATTTATGGAAGTGGAACGCGGACATTAACACTGACCGTGATTTAGCAATTGCGTATGGACGTGGTCTTCAAGCAGTTAATATATTGCGAAACAAGGACGAAGATAGCGAACGTGGTGTACAATTCTTCCCAGAAGGATGGACAAGAGCAGACATGTTCGATTATGCAGAGGACAATTTAGCGCAAGCAGATGAATACATCAAGAGTATCAACCGAAAAAGCATATTGTTATTCTGTAAACTCCCTCTTGCACTTGCCCACAAAACACTGAAAGCACTGAAGAGCGGAAAAGAAAAAATGACCCGATTCGAAGTAGAACAAACTGTAGAGGAAGTACAAGCAGAGGTTTAA
- a CDS encoding ferritin has product MLSKNLHEALNDQMNFEFYSAHTYLAAAAYCTAEAYDGFANFFLVQAEEERFHAMKFYNFLSDLGYRATIDGFDKPRNEFTSTLDVFETSLKHEKEVTRRIYHLSDIALDEREHATMAFLRWFIDEQVEEEASFDTLINKIKRIENDSNAMFMLDSELASRTFTPDEA; this is encoded by the coding sequence ATGCTGTCTAAAAATTTACATGAAGCATTAAACGATCAAATGAACTTTGAGTTTTATTCTGCACATACGTACCTTGCTGCGGCCGCTTATTGTACGGCTGAAGCATACGATGGATTTGCTAATTTCTTTTTAGTCCAGGCAGAAGAAGAACGTTTCCATGCCATGAAATTTTATAACTTTTTAAGTGACTTAGGCTACCGAGCTACAATTGATGGATTTGACAAGCCGCGCAATGAATTTACTTCGACTCTAGACGTTTTTGAAACTTCCTTAAAGCATGAAAAAGAAGTGACGCGTCGTATTTATCATCTATCTGATATTGCATTAGATGAGCGTGAACATGCAACGATGGCATTCTTAAGATGGTTCATTGATGAGCAAGTAGAGGAAGAGGCGTCATTTGATACACTAATTAATAAAATTAAACGTATTGAAAATGATTCTAATGCTATGTTTATGCTAGACTCTGAGTTAGCATCCAGAACATTCACACCGGACGAAGCATAA
- a CDS encoding GatB/YqeY domain-containing protein: MLKTIVFDQIKRAMKEKDVLAKGVLTILKSALDNAEKEKGAALTPDEEIAIVNREVKQTNQALEGAKEANREDLIEKENAKLKLLASFLPTQLTEEEIVKVLTEAGVTKGMNMGEAMKIAKPLLTGKADGSTMSKVVKSMI; the protein is encoded by the coding sequence ATGTTAAAAACGATTGTTTTCGACCAAATAAAACGCGCCATGAAAGAAAAAGATGTCCTAGCTAAGGGAGTATTAACCATACTAAAATCTGCTCTAGATAATGCGGAAAAAGAAAAAGGTGCTGCCCTTACACCAGATGAAGAAATTGCCATCGTAAATAGAGAAGTGAAACAAACAAACCAAGCTTTAGAAGGTGCAAAAGAAGCAAATCGCGAGGATCTAATAGAAAAAGAAAATGCAAAACTAAAACTACTAGCAAGCTTCTTGCCAACACAATTAACTGAAGAAGAAATCGTGAAGGTCTTAACTGAAGCTGGAGTTACAAAAGGCATGAACATGGGAGAGGCAATGAAAATTGCTAAACCGTTACTTACAGGAAAAGCAGATGGATCAACTATGTCTAAAGTAGTAAAAAGCATGATTTAA